One window of the Cryptomeria japonica chromosome 7, Sugi_1.0, whole genome shotgun sequence genome contains the following:
- the LOC131051484 gene encoding uncharacterized protein LOC131051484 has product MLSMSSTLSSETPSQLIDKILNTNADKPDFDLGRLVTQIDVFLLHYEDQLRKKNLPPDKWGVLLCAAVACNLADEVSTNVKQIADEMKKYSRNKHQTSIRVLYAIGNVHWVAVGFLMVAAALKIGVQSFLGCTTASRT; this is encoded by the exons ATGCTTTCAATGTCTTCCACACTGTCATCTGAAACGCCTTCCCAACTCATTGATAAAATTCTGAACACAAATGCAGATAAGCCAGACTTTGATCTTGGCCGATTAGTCACGCAAATTGATGTTTTTCTTCTTCATTACGAGGATCAGCTG CGAAAAAAGAATCTGCCCCCAGATAAGTGGGGTGTGCTCCTCTGTGCAGCAGTGGCTTGTAATTTGGCAGATGAGGTGTCgacaaatgtaaaacaaattgccgATGAG aTGAAAAAATATTCTAGAAATAAACACCAAACAAGCATTAGGGTGTTGTATGCTATTGGCAATGTTCATTGGGTTGCAGTGGGTTTCTTAATGGTGGCTGCAGCTTTAAAAATT GGTGTTCAGAGCTTTCTTGGATGCACAACAGCTTCAAGAACATAG